Genomic DNA from Caballeronia sp. TF1N1:
CCACGGCACCACGGCTCGAGCAGCGACGCGAGGGACGGCCGCTCGCCTGCACCTATCTGATAGGGTCGCGGAAGATGTTGCACGATAGCAGTGAAGGTGCGAGTCTCCGGTGGCAGGAGAGAACTCGACCCCATGACCGCATCGACCGCCTCGTTGACTTGTTTCACCTCATCATGGGTAATTGGGCTTTCCAACGAGGTTTCGGCGCACAACCTGATAAGCCGCTTGACCAGTCTGATGTTTGCTTCGGTCGCTGCAAGCTGCGCCGGTTGCCATCCTGTGGGGTGACCGTCTCGCAGCACGGTGTACAGTCCGCCAAGGGCCGCAACCAAGGGATACATGCCTTGCCCCACGTCATAGACAAATTGGCGAGGCCGAAACTTCGTCGAGAAAGACAAGAGCGCGCTCAGCAAGGTAGTCTTTCCCGAGCCGGTCTTGCCCAGCATGATCGCGTGGCCGGGTGGACGTTTGCCGAGAGAGCTTTCGCTGAGTGGCGACGAGTGCCAATTGAAGAATAGTGGCGTGCCCGTGACGGTCTTGAACAATGCGGCGGCGGGACCCCACGGATTACCGTCTGGCTTTCCAACCATGAAATTGTGGAACGGCGAGAACGACAGGAAATTCATGCTGTTGATTGGCACGGGGCGCGGCGCCAGCGCGTGATTGGCCGGCAGCCGGGACCACCATGCTGCGTCCGAAGCGAGGCCAATTGATCCTGCGACGACCGAGCACGAGTTCAGCATCACTCGCGCGGAGCGCGCCCGCCGTTGCGCCTCCTTCGGCGTATCGGCAGTGACATGCAGACAACCGTAGTACCACCCCATTGTCACACGACGCGAGACAACATCGTCTGCGGCATCGGCCATCTGAGCGATTTGAGACCGGCTCTTGTCCTTCGTTTCGAGCATCGCCTTTTCTTGGTTCGACAGGAACACACTCGCCGCAATGCTCGACATGCAGCAATACTGCTGCGACAGCACGAACTCGAAGTCCGCCTCCATCAGAACGTTGAGCTGCCCCGGCTCGGTCGCCTCCGGAAAGTCCACGATCTCTACGCCCGCGACATATTTGTCGGAATCTATTCGGCGGCTTTGCATCACGTCACCGAACACCGAACTTACGATGCGGTTGTAGAGCATCGACTCTCGTGCTCGGTCCCGCGTGACCGGAACCGGTTGCCATTCGTCATTAGCCAAAAAGGAGAAAAACTCCAGCGCGCTCGAGAATGCGAACTGACGTTCTGCCGAAGCGACAAGTTGCAACGTGGAAGCGGGCGCGCTTGAAGGATCTATGCTGTAACTGAGAATGTCGTCCGGATCTGGCGCGTCCTCAGTCTCCGTCGCTTCTCGGTCCTCGATGCGATTCCCTCTGGCATCGCGATAGTAGATGCCGAGCGCTTCAATGCCGTAAGTGCGCATCGCTCCCGTAATCTGCGACGCTATGTCTTCGAGGCTTGCGATTGCCTCTGCCTGGATCTCCAGCAGGTCTTCGCGCGTCGGGCGTTCGAACCGAGCCAGAAACTTTTGTGTGAGATCTCCGACGGGGTTGTATACGACCGTTAGGTACCAATCGTTTGTCATCAACGGAACATCTTCAAAGCGTTGTCGATACTTGCGGTCAAGCTCGCGAGGGAATGTCGCATCGAAATCGGTCTCTGGATAGCGATCGGTCTGGTGATGATGCAAATGCGTCCAGAACCGGACGTGTTCATTGCCCACCGTCTTGAACAGCTGATTCAAGTCGCGACGCCAGTTAATGTGCTCCGCGTCGGACGCGCACTCGTGCGAGCGTCCCCGAATGCGGAACGTCATTAGGTATTCGTTCGAGACGGTGCTCAAGATCGAGTCGGTGACATGATAGGAGTACGGCAAGAATTTCACCGCCGACGGTTCCTTCCTGTACCCGGCATCGGCTTGCAATCGACGCATGAAGACGGCCATTACATCTTCTCCTTGTAGCTCACCGGGGCATAGCTCGATCCGCCCCATCGACTTGAAAACGGCGAGTCCACGAGATTCACGATCTTTGTTTTGAACGCCAGGCCGATCACGCGAAACATGCGGTCATCGTGCTTGGTGATGCAGAAGCAAACGAACCAGAGAAATGCGAAGAGGAGGAACGTCCAGAAGTGAATCACCATGAACAGCGCGCCGCACACCATGAAAACAAGCAGAAACGGTGTGCGCGGAATGCCCATATAGGTCGGTAGGCGCGTTGCGCCCTTGAATAGGGGGAATTCGCCTGTCTTCATTGGTGGCACCTCTCAGGTGGGAGATCCATGGCCGTGGCGTCGTCGACCCGGGTTCGAGAACTTTGCTCTCGGTCTCGACCGGCAAGCCTTAGCTGATTCCGAAAAGTGCGACCAGATAAGACGCAGAGCCCACGACAATCAGTCCGACCACGCAGCGCACGGCGAAGTCAGCTCGAACAAGATGCGCGATCCAGCCAAGCGCGCACGCGATGATCAGCAAAGCCGCGCCGATGGGAATCCAGGTCATCATCCACGCCTGCAACGAACTCATGGCGGAT
This window encodes:
- a CDS encoding conjugal transfer protein TraB, with the translated sequence MAVFMRRLQADAGYRKEPSAVKFLPYSYHVTDSILSTVSNEYLMTFRIRGRSHECASDAEHINWRRDLNQLFKTVGNEHVRFWTHLHHHQTDRYPETDFDATFPRELDRKYRQRFEDVPLMTNDWYLTVVYNPVGDLTQKFLARFERPTREDLLEIQAEAIASLEDIASQITGAMRTYGIEALGIYYRDARGNRIEDREATETEDAPDPDDILSYSIDPSSAPASTLQLVASAERQFAFSSALEFFSFLANDEWQPVPVTRDRARESMLYNRIVSSVFGDVMQSRRIDSDKYVAGVEIVDFPEATEPGQLNVLMEADFEFVLSQQYCCMSSIAASVFLSNQEKAMLETKDKSRSQIAQMADAADDVVSRRVTMGWYYGCLHVTADTPKEAQRRARSARVMLNSCSVVAGSIGLASDAAWWSRLPANHALAPRPVPINSMNFLSFSPFHNFMVGKPDGNPWGPAAALFKTVTGTPLFFNWHSSPLSESSLGKRPPGHAIMLGKTGSGKTTLLSALLSFSTKFRPRQFVYDVGQGMYPLVAALGGLYTVLRDGHPTGWQPAQLAATEANIRLVKRLIRLCAETSLESPITHDEVKQVNEAVDAVMGSSSLLPPETRTFTAIVQHLPRPYQIGAGERPSLASLLEPWCRGGEHGWLFDNDADELDLSRRDVFGFDLTDFIVGPGQKAPVARTPLLVYLLYRVRSSIDGTRRVMQTFDEFAQYLDDPTITLEVKRGLKTDRKKDCIYVFATQEANDALDSAIGKTITQACVTKVMLYNPEATPSDYLEYLKLTPAELDAMLSIPEDSRQFLVKQGNQSAVAVMDLAGMDDEIAVLSGTPDNAERLDQVIDRLGSHDPDAWLPAYFDAVRRKA
- a CDS encoding type IV secretion system protein VirB3, which produces MKTGEFPLFKGATRLPTYMGIPRTPFLLVFMVCGALFMVIHFWTFLLFAFLWFVCFCITKHDDRMFRVIGLAFKTKIVNLVDSPFSSRWGGSSYAPVSYKEKM
- a CDS encoding TrbC/VirB2 family protein; translation: MTLVASRKIGRPAATFRSITDHLYRSRRVLLFAWTLAITSFFSSGAYAAGTDTGSSAMSSLQAWMMTWIPIGAALLIIACALGWIAHLVRADFAVRCVVGLIVVGSASYLVALFGIS